CTGGCTTTGTGCGTTAGCGAATCTAGCGAAGGTCGCAGGCATTGATAATTTTCAATAGTTAAGGCATAATACTCGCCATCGGGAGGTTAGCTCAGGGGTAGAGCACTGCATTCACACTGCAGGGGTCGCAAGTTCGAAACTTGCACTTCCCACCAAAATTCGCTGTAGATAAAAAGGCTTGCACCCACCGGTAGCAAGCCTTTTTTTCGCGCCTGCTCAGGGGCGGGTCTGCTCCGCGCGCAGCCAGCCGTACAGCACGGCCATCATGAATGGACCGACAAACAGGCCGATCACGCCCATGGTCGAGACGCCGCCCAGCAGGCCGAACAGCACAGCCAGGAAGGGCAGGTTGACCCGGCGTCCGATCAGCTTCGGCCGGATGAACTTGTCGACCATGAATAGCTCCACCGCGCCCCATACGAACAGGCCGAGCGCAGCGCCAGCATGGCCTTGTCCGAGCAGCAGCAGCGAGACCAACGTAAACGACAGTGGCGCCCCGCCCGGGATCAGGGCCAGGTAGCCGGTGATCACTCCCAGCAGCGCCGGAGCCGGAGCACCTGCAATCGCATACGCGACGCCCAGCACGATACCTTCCAGGATCGCGATCGAGCACAGGCCCAGCGCGGTGCCGCGCACCGACAGCGGCAGGATCCGGCGCAGGTTGGCGTAATGCTCGGGCAGCAGGCGGGCCCCGGCGCCATCCACATAGCGCACCACGGTGGGGCCGTGCAGGTAAAGGATGAACAGCGTGAGCAGGGTCAGGAACAGGTAGAGCGCATTGGCAAGGATGGTCGAGCCCCAGAAGCGCGCCGCCCCGGACAGGTGCGGCAAGACATCCCCGAGCGTGGTCTGGATCAAAGCATTGAGGCCACCCGGCACCGCCAGGTGTTCGTTCCACCAGGCGATCACGCGCTCGGATACCAATGGCACCTCGACCAGCCACAAGGGAGCGGCGACGCCGACTTCGTTGAGCCGCGCCAGCAGGCGCTGCACGCCCGCCAGTTCGTGGCCGAGCGCCTTGATCAGCAGCAGCGACGGGCCAAAGAAGCCAATGACCAGCATCAGCAGCAGCAGGCTGGCACTGGCCACGGGGGGCAAGCCGCGCGCCACCAGGCGGTCGCGCAGCGGCCAGGTGATCACCGCGAGCAGGCCGGCCCAGGCCAGCGAGCCAATGAAGTGTTGCAACAGAAAGCCCAGGGCGATGGCGAACGCCAGCGGCAAGACATAGGAGGAATAACGCATCTGACCCGGCCCGCGGTCAGTCGCGTCCGGGGGCGCCGTAGCGCCGTCCTGGGAATGCAAGTGTGCGGGCGAGCCTGGTCGCGTGGAGAAGTGCGGAGTGATTCATGATGCCCAAAGCGTGCCTGTCAACGATGCGTGGAAGGGGGCGCGGCGCGCCGCCCCCTGCAGCATAAAGCACTTGGCTCGTCCGGTAAAAGGGAAGATTACCGAAAGATCACTTCGAAAAAACAGAAAAGCGGCCGGAGCGGCGCATTTGCCGGCCCGCAAGCGTCAAGCGTGCAGGTCTTCATCCTTGAGCGTGCCGTTGGCGTACAGGCGCAGCAAGATGGCAACCGGCGGCGGAATCATCACGCCGGTCTCGAAACGGCTGCCGCTGGACTGGGTAACACCGAAGCGGCTCCAGAAGCGTTCCTGGCTTTCACGCTTGCGAATGCGCAGGCGGCGCAACTCATGCGGCGCGGATGGCCACGGCGCGGCCTGCTGCGGAGCGACCGCGAATTCCATGCCAAATTCTTCGTCCATTTGTTTGCCAGCCATTGCGACATCCTTCCGTTGTTCGATCAAGTTCTAACGCGCGCTGTGCGGTTCCATTCCGCGCTGCATGCGCTGCAGTAAAGACATGATCGTAATCAAAAAGATTGGGCGAATGTTCTCGAAATGTCACTGCCGAGTAATTCTTCTAACTTGCTATCGAGGCAAGAAAAACTGCTACTGGCAGGCCGCCAGCAGCGCGCAGCAGAAGATTTCGTCGCGTTTCATGGTTTTACTTTGATTCCAAACAATATTCTGGTGATAATGTTACATCTGCGAAATCCACCCCGCAGGCACGGCGAAGTCGGTTCCAGGGTCCGGCATGGCGGGCAAGTCCGGCATGCACGGAGCGCCGGGGCACGAACTGCCCCGG
Above is a genomic segment from Massilia sp. H6 containing:
- a CDS encoding AI-2E family transporter, with protein sequence MRYSSYVLPLAFAIALGFLLQHFIGSLAWAGLLAVITWPLRDRLVARGLPPVASASLLLLMLVIGFFGPSLLLIKALGHELAGVQRLLARLNEVGVAAPLWLVEVPLVSERVIAWWNEHLAVPGGLNALIQTTLGDVLPHLSGAARFWGSTILANALYLFLTLLTLFILYLHGPTVVRYVDGAGARLLPEHYANLRRILPLSVRGTALGLCSIAILEGIVLGVAYAIAGAPAPALLGVITGYLALIPGGAPLSFTLVSLLLLGQGHAGAALGLFVWGAVELFMVDKFIRPKLIGRRVNLPFLAVLFGLLGGVSTMGVIGLFVGPFMMAVLYGWLRAEQTRP
- a CDS encoding DNA-binding transcriptional regulator, coding for MEFAVAPQQAAPWPSAPHELRRLRIRKRESQERFWSRFGVTQSSGSRFETGVMIPPPVAILLRLYANGTLKDEDLHA